Proteins encoded in a region of the Leifsonia sp. PS1209 genome:
- a CDS encoding CDGSH iron-sulfur domain-containing protein, producing MTAAERQPTIVACTDGPLLVRGEVTILGSDGEPIPQHRRTVALCRCGVSTIKPYCDGTHKLVGFKTDPQLEG from the coding sequence GTGACCGCCGCAGAGCGTCAGCCGACCATCGTCGCCTGCACGGACGGCCCGCTGCTCGTGCGCGGCGAGGTGACGATCCTCGGCTCCGACGGCGAGCCCATCCCGCAGCATCGGCGCACGGTGGCGCTGTGCCGCTGCGGGGTGTCGACCATCAAGCCGTACTGCGACGGGACGCACAAGCTGGTCGGCTTCAAGACCGACCCGCAGCTGGAGGGGTGA
- a CDS encoding DUF5979 domain-containing protein, with protein sequence MLTRLRSILSTRLSARAAGRHAARRTLRAPASVAVGVVIALVGAVAIGAPAANADDLGSGVLNLSKTSTVADADQGTQFIYTLNFGCSSTTTGCVDATITDPVPAPLTVVGTPTVVGGGAVVTVTGGTVKAVFNDPVPNTTPASTGLAAGATGTVQIQVKVPDALAKSFDGQVLTNTAGFTASNATTVNASTPVTLHVPDVIGATASKTWTPSSTQYTPGEQSTATITAVNASNIGATTMTIAEPADPTAVGGVFDFYDVAGFGAVDFPDGADRVQVVAITAGGTVPGPVGTTAVLPSSVNAGDVIGLKLVFSSSSGSAITPAASGSVDVTFAQRAANRRDASPLVTGGTRVNGVTASVSTGGGDATSSVATASQVVAPLTVSVSADKSFSIQQLPAGQSTTATLTAKNTSTGRLSSLSIQEPGSGTFFSNTIVFGGFGSGAAWPEGATAAVVKWSVNTGTAPADSSFTEASGLPAPPTLSGGQYISAFTVTYTGSIATGATAKLPVTVNTTTAAGPAGSGFTTYPNVATVTGSNAAGSASDTASANLDVYFPEVDLALDKTITPATVIPGGASLVQLSAQTPAGTSSVRPTSIVVTEPQDTASAPYWNAFDATAIAPTSVPEGSTLTVEYTTDGTTWKTLDTVDATSSAKTYSAVLDTELPNGTTHTDVRGLRFTFADADGFGQATNVRPAIVFVARGTLRDNSGPTNPGAYPATTPYENCALSTASGTVNGGTAITSRPAVDCATANVQATAGGPGPLIASKSWDGTKVLQAQSGTTTGVTLGWGTQTTGVQSMTIQDSATPSPVSGSVFQAFDLVRIDAITPTSTGGATFDPLIRYDKVSKVELFDGSSWNDITAKACPSANSCDGTFPGYTLSTAERASTQGVRLTVIESPNRAAAIASTGDPTAPSVGSGVASASAGAFPGASTSARTMHLDLRIRNTVRGGAATDWVTGTREYNMAGSPGAVDNSVLVGGIPFTGAPFQRTADDHVTIIDPTFTTKVTKTANPTTLVIPQLDVPAASYPSTTYTTTIANSSTSNTWQLRISDPVDCTNAASTAPCVFGPYDPAANPFDKLALTKIAVDLSAAAGVQTSQSVVSLLHRASDGTLSTDTKTVAQATALTAAQLADVVGVSVLLRGTNAQGTDGSGATIAPGQKATVTLTGQLLPASREAGTAPAAGMFNNTVFGTLHDDVYPAVVAADTQSAGVTLANGNLQVTTAKTFNPASTLQANPVNPIQVNLRARSTGTLSPKSVTIEDSAPTFWNAFTFSSFSILAVPTGADRVTVDAQTGQGSTATWHAGTASTVGSAALPSGVSAADVTGVRVTFTRADGASFAASNNVDNLRVNVSLRSALRDGSGPVTSTVSPTPMPGETAAGAVTNTVFADAAYNDVHATRAQATATFTVSPGTAAIAVEKTSPGQAAAGKEVNWTLRFKNTGTGLLPDPVVVDTLPADGSLLFVPTNVPIYSTSTGGKLPTDPATVTRAFDPATGTIRFTWPAGSQLAPGETYSITIALQIKPGLAPASSAVNTFGVSTGRTLTAPACTALNPGNGRGASFAANTCSTTNVVTTLSQGSFTASKGVASDSGIAQNVNNAAIPCTADTDGFYRYPCAAVSAIGDTDHWKLEMVNGGNVAAKNLTAVDVFPYPGDVGVVDPSPRGSVFTPRFNGDVAFQATGGTAGARMDWFVTTAALPCAKEISPGAGACPAGAWLPSSAVGSSVDAADVTGIKMVFDFSGAPGAVLPAGAGVKVTYSTTNIPTTASGDHRAPVNAPVTGVRAWNSFGFYPTYATGTQPAGPQEPIKAGVILTGGPLQITKSVTGAAAAYAPTSFDADVACTVAGANVDLGAAKTVTLSDANAYTARIDGIPVGASCAVTEHGAPGSYGESTRTVTPSAVTIAAAADASQPVPAGQSVAIVNDYATTQLTVTKKVDTAATGASFGPFAFALTCTSALGAAIPLAAGDEAFTLADGASRTIADLPIGAKCAITETDSDGAATSPNHVGIAFDGAAETAGDTATVTLAGAVGGDTVLVTNHYAAGTLAVTKTVDGDAAAGYGDGPFTIHVQCVYDGAQTLFDGDLSILGGQTLPVPGVFPAGTECSVVETVDGGATASTVDTPTVVIPGAADGTVPVVTVNVTNTFSAGAVTITKKRTGDGAATYGDGPFTAQLTCTWVKDGVTSTIPLPAGGKVVLDKANGYTATVSGLIQGAHCDTVESATGGASAVTVAPAAGVTVPAGTPAEVTITNTFDTGSLVIDKKRIGDGVKQFGDGPFTVEVTCTYRVDGVTTPIDLGARSKVVLDAANGYTATIDDLIAGASCSIEETDAGLATSTTLDPADGIVTIADGAAVTVTVTNRFDVGHLSIQKSANRPTATVGDTIVYTIVVTNDGQLDAKGVAVTDTMPKGLSVVSTSPAATAKDGVLAWTIPAIARGASATVTVTAKLIAPVTTTNRASVETPTGPWDPSSASGTCGAAGVACATVTDPPAASTGSGTGSGLAATGSDLLAPLWLALLALTGGALLVTAGRLSRKLRPRKR encoded by the coding sequence TTGCTCACGCGCCTTCGCTCCATTCTGTCCACCCGTCTGTCCGCTCGCGCGGCAGGACGGCACGCCGCACGTCGTACACTTCGCGCTCCGGCGTCCGTCGCGGTCGGTGTCGTCATCGCCCTCGTCGGGGCCGTTGCCATCGGCGCGCCGGCGGCCAACGCCGACGACCTCGGATCGGGCGTCCTCAACCTGTCGAAGACGTCCACGGTGGCCGACGCCGACCAGGGCACGCAGTTCATCTACACGCTCAACTTCGGCTGCTCGTCGACTACGACCGGATGCGTGGACGCCACGATCACCGACCCGGTCCCCGCCCCGCTGACCGTCGTCGGCACCCCCACCGTCGTCGGCGGAGGCGCGGTCGTCACCGTCACGGGCGGCACGGTGAAGGCCGTCTTCAACGACCCCGTCCCCAACACCACCCCGGCGAGCACCGGACTGGCGGCGGGCGCGACGGGCACCGTGCAGATCCAGGTGAAGGTGCCGGATGCGCTGGCCAAATCGTTCGACGGACAGGTCCTGACCAACACCGCCGGCTTCACCGCGTCCAACGCGACGACGGTGAACGCATCTACGCCTGTCACCCTGCACGTGCCCGACGTCATCGGAGCGACCGCGTCGAAGACCTGGACACCGTCGTCCACCCAGTACACGCCCGGCGAGCAGTCGACCGCGACCATCACCGCTGTCAACGCCTCCAACATCGGCGCGACCACCATGACCATCGCCGAGCCGGCCGACCCGACGGCCGTCGGCGGCGTCTTCGACTTCTACGACGTCGCCGGATTCGGAGCAGTGGACTTCCCCGACGGCGCCGACCGGGTGCAGGTCGTGGCGATCACGGCCGGCGGAACGGTGCCAGGTCCTGTCGGCACGACCGCCGTCCTTCCCTCGTCCGTGAACGCGGGAGACGTGATCGGCCTGAAGCTCGTGTTCAGTTCGAGCAGCGGCTCGGCGATCACGCCGGCCGCCTCCGGCTCCGTCGACGTCACGTTCGCGCAGCGCGCAGCGAACCGCAGGGACGCCTCCCCGCTCGTGACGGGCGGCACGCGCGTCAACGGGGTCACCGCGAGTGTCAGCACCGGGGGAGGCGACGCGACCTCCTCGGTCGCCACGGCCTCCCAGGTGGTGGCGCCGCTGACCGTCAGCGTCTCCGCCGACAAGAGCTTCAGCATCCAGCAGCTGCCAGCCGGTCAGTCCACCACCGCCACGCTGACAGCCAAGAACACCTCGACGGGACGTCTGAGCTCGCTGTCGATTCAGGAGCCGGGAAGCGGGACGTTCTTCTCGAACACGATCGTGTTCGGCGGCTTCGGCTCCGGCGCTGCGTGGCCGGAGGGCGCGACGGCAGCGGTCGTGAAGTGGTCGGTCAACACCGGCACGGCCCCTGCCGACTCGTCGTTCACGGAAGCGTCCGGCCTGCCGGCGCCACCGACGCTGTCCGGTGGCCAGTACATCTCCGCGTTCACGGTGACATACACCGGCTCCATCGCGACCGGCGCGACCGCGAAGCTCCCCGTCACGGTGAACACCACGACGGCGGCCGGGCCGGCCGGTTCCGGATTCACGACATACCCGAACGTGGCGACCGTGACAGGAAGCAACGCGGCGGGCAGCGCGAGCGACACGGCCTCCGCGAACCTCGACGTGTACTTCCCCGAGGTCGACCTCGCGCTCGACAAGACCATCACCCCCGCGACGGTCATCCCCGGCGGCGCCAGCCTGGTGCAGCTCTCCGCGCAGACTCCTGCCGGCACGAGTTCGGTGCGACCGACCTCGATCGTCGTCACCGAACCGCAGGACACCGCTTCCGCTCCGTATTGGAACGCGTTCGACGCCACGGCCATCGCCCCGACCTCCGTGCCGGAGGGCTCGACGCTGACGGTCGAGTACACGACCGACGGAACGACCTGGAAGACCCTCGACACCGTCGACGCCACCTCCAGCGCGAAGACGTACTCCGCCGTGCTCGACACCGAGCTCCCGAACGGGACCACGCACACCGACGTGCGCGGCCTCCGGTTCACCTTCGCCGACGCCGACGGCTTCGGCCAGGCCACCAACGTGCGCCCCGCCATCGTCTTCGTCGCCCGCGGAACGCTGCGCGACAACTCCGGGCCGACGAACCCCGGTGCATACCCGGCCACCACACCGTACGAGAACTGTGCGCTGAGCACGGCGAGCGGCACCGTCAACGGCGGCACCGCCATCACGAGCCGTCCCGCCGTCGACTGCGCCACCGCGAACGTGCAGGCGACCGCCGGCGGCCCTGGCCCGCTGATCGCGAGCAAGTCGTGGGACGGCACCAAGGTCCTGCAGGCCCAGTCCGGCACCACCACCGGCGTCACCCTCGGCTGGGGCACCCAGACGACGGGCGTCCAGTCGATGACGATCCAGGACTCCGCGACGCCCTCCCCGGTGTCCGGCAGCGTCTTCCAGGCGTTCGACCTGGTGAGGATCGACGCCATCACCCCCACGTCGACCGGCGGCGCGACGTTCGACCCGCTGATCCGCTACGACAAGGTCTCGAAGGTCGAACTGTTCGACGGCTCCAGCTGGAACGACATCACGGCCAAGGCCTGCCCGTCGGCGAACAGCTGCGACGGCACCTTCCCCGGATACACCCTGAGCACGGCCGAGCGCGCGAGCACTCAGGGTGTGCGGCTGACCGTGATCGAGAGCCCGAATCGCGCAGCGGCGATCGCGTCCACCGGCGACCCGACAGCCCCGAGCGTCGGAAGCGGCGTCGCCAGCGCGTCGGCCGGTGCATTCCCCGGTGCCAGCACCTCGGCGCGCACGATGCACCTGGACCTCCGCATCCGGAACACGGTGCGCGGAGGGGCGGCGACCGACTGGGTCACCGGCACCCGCGAGTACAACATGGCCGGCTCGCCCGGCGCGGTCGACAACAGCGTGCTCGTCGGTGGCATCCCGTTCACCGGGGCGCCGTTCCAGCGCACCGCGGACGACCACGTGACGATCATCGACCCGACCTTCACCACCAAGGTGACCAAGACGGCCAACCCGACCACGCTCGTGATCCCGCAGCTGGATGTGCCCGCCGCGTCGTACCCGTCGACCACGTACACGACCACCATCGCGAACTCCTCGACGAGCAACACCTGGCAGCTCAGGATCAGCGACCCGGTCGACTGCACGAACGCCGCCAGCACCGCTCCGTGCGTCTTCGGGCCGTACGATCCAGCGGCGAACCCGTTCGACAAGCTGGCCCTGACCAAGATCGCCGTCGACCTGAGCGCCGCCGCCGGCGTGCAGACGTCGCAGAGCGTCGTATCGCTGCTGCACCGCGCCTCCGACGGCACGCTCAGCACTGACACGAAGACCGTCGCGCAGGCCACCGCGCTCACCGCCGCACAGCTCGCCGATGTGGTGGGCGTGAGCGTGCTGCTGCGCGGCACGAACGCGCAGGGCACGGACGGCAGCGGCGCCACCATCGCCCCGGGACAGAAGGCCACCGTCACCCTGACCGGTCAGCTGCTCCCGGCCAGCCGCGAGGCCGGCACCGCCCCTGCCGCCGGGATGTTCAACAACACCGTGTTCGGCACGCTGCACGACGACGTCTACCCGGCGGTCGTGGCCGCTGACACGCAGTCGGCCGGAGTGACGCTCGCCAACGGCAACCTCCAGGTCACGACGGCGAAGACCTTCAACCCGGCGAGCACCCTGCAGGCCAACCCGGTCAACCCGATCCAGGTCAACCTGCGCGCTCGGTCGACGGGGACCCTCTCGCCGAAGTCGGTCACGATCGAGGACTCTGCTCCGACCTTCTGGAACGCGTTCACATTCAGCAGCTTCAGCATCCTGGCCGTTCCCACCGGCGCCGACCGGGTGACAGTGGATGCGCAGACCGGCCAGGGCTCGACGGCCACCTGGCACGCTGGAACCGCATCCACTGTCGGCAGTGCTGCACTCCCGTCCGGGGTGTCAGCGGCGGACGTGACAGGCGTGCGCGTCACCTTCACCAGGGCGGACGGCGCCAGCTTCGCCGCCAGCAACAACGTCGACAACCTCCGGGTGAATGTCAGCCTGCGCTCCGCGCTGCGCGACGGCTCCGGGCCGGTCACCTCCACGGTCTCGCCGACCCCGATGCCGGGTGAGACCGCGGCAGGCGCGGTCACGAACACCGTGTTCGCCGACGCCGCGTACAACGACGTCCACGCCACCAGGGCGCAGGCGACGGCCACCTTCACGGTGAGCCCGGGAACCGCAGCCATTGCCGTGGAGAAGACCAGCCCCGGCCAGGCGGCTGCGGGCAAGGAGGTCAACTGGACGCTGCGGTTCAAGAACACCGGCACCGGCCTCCTCCCCGATCCGGTCGTCGTCGACACGCTTCCGGCGGACGGCTCGTTGCTGTTCGTCCCGACCAACGTGCCGATCTACTCGACGTCGACCGGTGGAAAGTTGCCGACCGACCCCGCCACGGTGACGCGCGCCTTCGACCCGGCGACGGGAACCATCCGGTTCACCTGGCCGGCCGGTTCGCAGCTCGCGCCGGGGGAGACGTACAGCATCACCATCGCGCTGCAGATCAAGCCGGGGCTCGCCCCGGCCAGCTCCGCCGTCAACACCTTCGGCGTCAGCACCGGGCGCACGCTCACGGCTCCCGCGTGCACGGCGCTCAACCCCGGAAACGGTCGTGGTGCTTCGTTCGCTGCCAACACCTGCTCGACCACGAACGTCGTGACCACTCTCTCGCAGGGCTCGTTCACCGCATCCAAGGGCGTCGCCTCCGACAGCGGCATCGCTCAGAACGTCAACAACGCGGCGATCCCGTGCACGGCGGACACGGACGGCTTCTATCGCTACCCGTGCGCGGCGGTCAGCGCCATCGGCGACACCGACCACTGGAAACTCGAGATGGTCAACGGCGGCAACGTCGCTGCGAAGAACCTGACGGCGGTGGATGTGTTCCCGTACCCCGGTGACGTCGGCGTCGTCGACCCGTCCCCGCGCGGCTCGGTGTTCACTCCGCGGTTCAACGGCGACGTCGCGTTCCAGGCGACCGGCGGCACCGCGGGAGCCAGGATGGACTGGTTCGTCACCACAGCGGCCCTGCCGTGCGCCAAGGAGATCTCGCCGGGTGCCGGCGCCTGCCCGGCGGGCGCGTGGCTGCCGTCCTCGGCGGTCGGTTCGTCCGTCGACGCGGCCGACGTGACCGGCATCAAGATGGTGTTCGACTTCAGCGGCGCCCCTGGCGCGGTGCTTCCTGCGGGGGCGGGCGTGAAGGTCACGTACTCGACGACCAACATCCCGACCACCGCATCCGGTGACCACCGGGCACCGGTGAATGCCCCTGTCACCGGTGTGCGGGCCTGGAACTCGTTCGGCTTCTACCCGACGTACGCGACGGGAACGCAGCCGGCCGGACCGCAGGAGCCGATCAAGGCGGGCGTCATCCTGACCGGCGGCCCCCTGCAGATCACGAAGTCGGTCACCGGGGCAGCCGCGGCGTACGCCCCGACGAGCTTCGACGCCGACGTGGCCTGCACGGTCGCCGGCGCGAACGTGGACCTCGGCGCGGCGAAGACGGTGACGCTCAGCGACGCGAACGCGTACACCGCGCGCATCGACGGCATCCCGGTCGGCGCATCCTGTGCGGTGACCGAGCATGGCGCTCCCGGATCGTACGGGGAGTCGACCCGCACGGTGACACCGTCGGCCGTGACCATCGCGGCGGCAGCGGACGCGAGCCAGCCGGTGCCGGCCGGGCAGTCGGTGGCGATCGTCAACGACTACGCGACCACGCAGCTGACCGTCACCAAGAAGGTCGACACCGCGGCGACGGGCGCCTCGTTCGGGCCGTTCGCCTTCGCACTGACCTGCACGAGCGCGCTCGGCGCGGCGATCCCGCTGGCCGCCGGAGACGAGGCGTTCACCCTCGCCGACGGCGCATCCCGCACCATCGCCGATCTCCCGATCGGCGCGAAGTGCGCTATCACGGAGACCGACAGCGACGGCGCGGCGACGAGCCCCAACCACGTCGGCATCGCGTTCGACGGCGCCGCGGAGACGGCGGGCGACACCGCGACCGTCACCCTGGCGGGAGCCGTGGGCGGCGACACCGTGCTGGTGACCAACCACTACGCTGCGGGAACGCTGGCCGTCACCAAGACGGTCGACGGGGATGCGGCGGCCGGCTACGGCGACGGACCGTTCACCATCCACGTGCAGTGCGTCTACGACGGTGCGCAGACGCTCTTCGACGGGGACCTCTCCATCCTCGGCGGGCAGACGCTGCCCGTGCCGGGCGTGTTCCCCGCGGGCACGGAGTGCTCCGTGGTCGAGACCGTGGACGGTGGCGCGACGGCGAGCACGGTCGATACCCCGACCGTCGTGATCCCCGGCGCGGCGGACGGCACGGTGCCGGTCGTCACCGTCAATGTGACCAACACGTTCTCCGCCGGTGCTGTCACCATCACCAAGAAGCGGACAGGCGACGGGGCGGCGACCTACGGCGATGGTCCGTTCACCGCTCAGCTCACCTGCACCTGGGTGAAGGACGGCGTGACCTCCACCATCCCGCTTCCCGCCGGAGGGAAGGTCGTGCTCGACAAGGCCAACGGATACACGGCCACCGTCAGCGGGCTGATCCAGGGTGCGCACTGCGACACCGTGGAGTCGGCGACGGGCGGCGCGTCCGCCGTCACCGTCGCACCGGCAGCGGGCGTCACCGTTCCGGCGGGCACACCTGCGGAGGTGACCATCACCAACACCTTCGACACGGGATCCCTCGTCATCGACAAGAAGCGGATCGGTGACGGCGTCAAGCAGTTCGGCGACGGACCGTTCACCGTCGAGGTGACCTGCACGTACCGGGTCGACGGGGTCACCACGCCGATCGACCTCGGCGCGCGCTCGAAAGTGGTGCTCGACGCGGCCAATGGATACACGGCGACCATCGACGACCTCATCGCCGGGGCATCCTGCTCCATCGAGGAGACGGACGCCGGGCTCGCCACGTCCACGACGCTCGATCCGGCGGATGGCATCGTGACCATCGCCGACGGCGCTGCGGTGACCGTGACGGTCACCAACCGCTTCGACGTCGGTCACCTGAGCATCCAGAAGAGCGCGAACCGGCCGACGGCCACGGTCGGCGACACCATCGTCTACACGATCGTCGTCACCAACGACGGCCAGCTCGACGCGAAGGGCGTCGCTGTCACGGACACGATGCCGAAGGGCCTGAGCGTCGTCTCGACCTCCCCGGCGGCGACGGCGAAGGACGGTGTGCTCGCCTGGACGATCCCCGCGATCGCTCGCGGCGCGTCCGCGACGGTCACGGTGACCGCGAAGCTGATCGCGCCGGTGACCACCACGAACCGCGCCAGTGTCGAGACGCCGACCGGACCGTGGGATCCGTCCAGCGCATCCGGCACCTGTGGCGCCGCGGGAGTGGCCTGTGCGACGGTGACCGACCCTCCAGCGGCATCGACCGGCTCGGGCACCGGATCCGGCCTCGCGGCCACCGGTTCCGACCTGCTGGCTCCGCTGTGGCTGGCGCTGCTCGCACTGACCGGAGGGGCACTGCTGGTGACCGCAGGACGGCTGAGCAGGAAGCTGCGCCCGCGGAAGCGCTGA
- a CDS encoding formylglycine-generating enzyme family protein: MSAPLTSQVPVPAGSFSMGSAEFYPDEQPVHVRTVDAFLIDAHPVTNEQFAAFVSATGYVTVAERPLDPADFPGADPADLVPGGMVFTPTAGPVDLRDWRQWWRWGAGAYWRFPFGPESFDALAERPTHPVVQVSFEDASAYASWAGRRLPTEVEFEYAARGGLDGARFAWGDDERPDGTLMVNRWQGSFPYRNTGAAGYEGTTPVQTFPANGYGLYDVTGNVWEWTTDYYAPRHVPPDAATPIDAGSRPSLLAPGSAEPGSRIPRRVLKGGSHLCSPDYCLRYRPAARSPESEDSATTHIGFRCAGDAV; this comes from the coding sequence GTGAGTGCACCCCTGACCAGCCAGGTTCCTGTCCCCGCCGGTTCGTTCAGCATGGGCTCCGCCGAGTTCTACCCGGACGAGCAGCCCGTGCACGTCCGGACGGTGGATGCGTTCCTCATCGACGCGCATCCGGTGACGAACGAGCAGTTCGCCGCGTTCGTCTCCGCCACCGGGTACGTCACGGTGGCGGAGCGTCCGCTCGACCCTGCCGACTTCCCTGGCGCTGACCCAGCGGACCTCGTGCCTGGCGGGATGGTGTTCACGCCCACCGCAGGGCCCGTGGACCTGCGCGACTGGCGGCAGTGGTGGCGCTGGGGAGCGGGCGCGTACTGGCGCTTCCCGTTCGGCCCGGAGTCGTTCGACGCTCTCGCGGAGCGCCCGACGCATCCGGTGGTCCAGGTGAGCTTCGAGGACGCGTCCGCCTACGCATCCTGGGCCGGCCGCCGCCTGCCGACCGAGGTCGAGTTCGAGTACGCCGCCCGCGGCGGCCTCGACGGCGCCCGCTTCGCCTGGGGCGACGACGAGCGCCCGGACGGCACGCTGATGGTCAACCGCTGGCAGGGCAGCTTCCCGTACCGCAACACGGGCGCGGCCGGCTACGAAGGAACCACCCCGGTGCAGACGTTCCCCGCCAACGGCTACGGCCTCTACGACGTGACGGGCAACGTCTGGGAATGGACCACCGACTACTACGCGCCCCGCCATGTGCCCCCGGATGCTGCCACCCCCATCGACGCAGGCTCCCGCCCCAGCCTCCTCGCCCCCGGCAGCGCGGAACCCGGCTCCCGCATCCCGCGCCGGGTGCTCAAGGGCGGCTCCCACCTGTGCTCGCCGGACTACTGCCTCCGCTACCGCCCGGCGGCGCGCTCGCCGGAGTCGGAGGACTCGGCGACGACGCACATCGGGTTCCGCTGCGCGGGGGATGCGGTGTAG
- a CDS encoding LuxR C-terminal-related transcriptional regulator yields MTFSAPDPRRSFQDGRDPSPEETSDPDDIRLHVDRTMRPKLIALIAAGAYPAASELVRENWFDLLMSVDEELGGIIDRIPASVLREWPLLMMLAGIIYNVVPHRRVRGLRYFAAAARAARASRRDVDQVDRALILASESAAYRLIGRPTLGIGPARAAVAALDGLPEQERRSVQALSRVYAHVGTTQYYAGQVDEALETFEKGLAESPETGYSPGFGNLAMLAGIRALQGDLLESEAYIELARTGEWTEMQRSWYPGTFYRIAEATVALERFDAAEAREQLGAMVHDRRTIEHWLAIATTEAMTELVAGRAAVALAELDGFAAMRAAEGRSSSARAALAPTRALLQLALGNPDAADVILRRDLSAGVERHIGRARVELALGRHGAALQELRHVAGATPTPRLSAAATTLEAAALLRFSERMRARAAVEQLGALLDRTGQRLVVALLPPRDVERLVAALDEAGFGHLFDGMPFRSLLPEIDRESVLSERELAVLRALVDTPTISVIAAQLVVSTNTVKTQLRSIYRKLGVSSRDEAIAIALERHLVVPREED; encoded by the coding sequence GTGACCTTCAGCGCGCCCGATCCGCGGCGCTCGTTCCAGGACGGGCGCGACCCATCGCCGGAAGAGACGTCGGACCCCGACGACATCCGGCTGCACGTCGACCGGACCATGCGGCCGAAACTGATCGCGCTCATCGCCGCGGGGGCGTACCCGGCGGCGTCCGAGCTGGTCCGTGAGAACTGGTTCGATCTGCTGATGAGCGTCGACGAGGAGCTCGGCGGCATCATCGACCGTATCCCGGCGTCGGTGCTGAGGGAGTGGCCGCTGCTGATGATGCTGGCCGGGATCATCTACAACGTGGTCCCGCACCGCAGGGTGAGGGGTCTTCGGTACTTCGCCGCCGCCGCCCGGGCGGCCCGCGCATCCCGTCGCGACGTCGACCAGGTGGACCGCGCGCTGATCCTCGCCAGCGAGAGCGCCGCGTACCGCTTGATCGGCCGGCCGACTCTGGGCATCGGTCCCGCGAGGGCGGCCGTGGCGGCACTCGACGGCCTCCCGGAACAGGAGCGCCGGTCGGTGCAGGCTCTCAGCAGGGTCTACGCCCACGTCGGCACGACGCAGTACTACGCCGGTCAGGTGGACGAGGCGCTGGAGACCTTCGAGAAGGGTCTCGCCGAGTCGCCCGAGACGGGGTACTCACCCGGGTTCGGGAACCTCGCGATGCTGGCCGGTATCCGTGCTCTGCAGGGCGACCTGCTCGAGTCGGAGGCGTACATCGAACTCGCGAGGACCGGCGAATGGACCGAGATGCAGCGGTCCTGGTATCCGGGGACCTTCTACCGGATCGCCGAGGCGACCGTCGCCCTCGAACGGTTCGATGCAGCTGAGGCGCGCGAGCAGCTGGGCGCGATGGTGCACGACCGGCGCACGATCGAACACTGGCTCGCCATCGCCACCACGGAGGCGATGACCGAACTCGTCGCCGGCCGCGCCGCCGTTGCCCTCGCGGAGCTCGACGGCTTCGCTGCGATGCGCGCAGCGGAAGGTCGTTCGTCGTCCGCCAGGGCCGCACTCGCGCCGACGCGCGCCCTCCTCCAACTCGCCCTCGGCAACCCGGATGCGGCGGATGTGATCCTCCGCCGCGATCTGAGCGCCGGCGTCGAACGCCACATCGGCCGTGCGCGGGTGGAGCTCGCGCTCGGTCGTCACGGAGCAGCGCTCCAGGAGCTTCGCCACGTGGCGGGCGCGACGCCCACCCCGCGCCTCTCTGCCGCCGCCACCACGCTCGAAGCGGCAGCACTGCTGCGGTTCTCCGAGAGGATGCGCGCACGCGCGGCCGTCGAGCAGCTCGGTGCACTGCTCGACAGGACGGGTCAGCGGCTCGTGGTCGCCCTGCTGCCCCCGCGCGACGTCGAGCGCCTCGTCGCCGCGCTCGACGAGGCCGGCTTCGGGCACCTGTTCGACGGGATGCCGTTCCGCTCCCTGCTGCCCGAGATCGACAGGGAGAGCGTGCTGAGCGAACGTGAGCTGGCCGTCCTGCGCGCGCTGGTCGATACGCCGACGATCTCCGTCATCGCCGCGCAGCTCGTCGTCTCGACGAACACCGTCAAGACGCAGCTCCGCAGCATCTACCGCAAGCTCGGGGTCTCCAGCCGCGACGAGGCGATCGCGATCGCGCTGGAGCGCCACCTCGTCGTGCCCAGGGAGGAGGATTGA